DNA from Campylobacter concisus:
ATAAATTTAAACGCCTATGCAAGCTTGATGAGAGTTGAGATAACGCTTGAATTTGCTAAAAACACACTAAAAGATCTCATCAAAGAGAAGCATGAAAATATAAATCTTGAAACCATTATAGAGATCGTTAGCAAAGAGCTAAACATCAAGCCAAGCGACATAAAAAGCAAGTCAAGAGTGCAAAACATCGTAGAAGCCAGACGCATCATCATCTATCTTGCGAAGATGCTCACGACAAATTCGATGCCACAAATTGCAAACTATTTTGGTATGAAAGACCATAGCGCCGTTAGTCACAACATAAAAAAGATAAACGAGCTCATGGAGAGCAACGAAATTTTCAACCTCAGAGTAACTGAGATAAAGAACAAAATTTTAACAAAAGGATAAAAACAGAATGAAATTCGTGAATAAATGTGAAGAAATGAAAAATTCTTTTCACATTTTAAATAACGATGCTGGCGTGAGAAAAGATGGTTTTCACACTTTCACGCTACCAACTAATACAACAAAAAGAAAATTAAAAATAAGAGGGAGTATTTAATGAAGGTTTTAATAAACAAAAACATGCTTGAGAGCATAGTAACAAACACTAATCCATATCTCGAAAAAAGAGATCTTAGTGCTATCACTTCTCACATCTACATTTCAGCAAAAGATGGAGTTTTAAACATAAAAGCGACTGATCACGAGATAGGACTAGCATATAAACTAAGCAACGCAAAGATCGTTGATGAGGGCTATGCAACAGCAAATGGCAAAAAGCTACTTGACATCATCAAAAGCCTAAAAGATGAAGAGGTAACGCTTGAAACTGTTAATAACTATCTTTACATCAAACAAAAAAACTCAAAATACAAACTTCCTATGTATAAATTTGAAGATTTCCCAGAGTTTCCAACGATAGAAGGCAAGGCTAAATTTAACATAGACGCCATAATGCTAGGCAGAAGCTTAAAGAAAATTTTGCCATGCATTGATAGTAACAACCCTAAATTTGAGCTAAACGGCGCTTTACTAGATATAAAACAAAACTATATAAATATAGTAGGCACCGATACAAAAAGGCTAGCTGTATTTAAATTTGCAAATGAAGCGAGCAATGAATTTTCACTGATCATCCCTAAAAAGGCGATAAATGAAATTCAAAAGCTATTTTTTGACAAGATAGAAATTTACTATGATGAAAACGTCCTCATCGCTCAAAGCCAAAATTTTGAGTTTTTCACAAAGCTGATAAATGGCAAATTCCCTGATTATGAGCGCGTTATACCAAAGGATATTGCTATAAGATTTGAGCTAAGCAGAGATAAGATGGTTGAGGGTATCAAGACTATATCGATGCTAAGCGATCAGATGAAGATAACTTTTTCAAAAGAGAGCATCACATTTGAGAGCATAATAGAGGACAACTCTGAAGCCAAAACGATGATAGAGTTTCAAACTGGACTTGAAGAAGATATCAGCATAAATGTCAAAAATAGAAATTTAATAGACTTCTTACAAAGCATAGAAGATGAGAAATTTGAGTTTGGATTTAAAGATAAAAATTTACCTTTCGTTGTTAGCTCAAAAGAGCTTTTAACGGTTATAAGTCCATTAAATATATAAGTTAAAAAAGGTTTATGATGGAAAATAATTACGGCGCAGAAAATATTAAAGTACTAAAAGGGCTTGAGGCGGTCAGGAAGCGCCCAGGCATGTATATAGGCGATACTAACATAAGCGGTCTTCACCATATGATCTACGAAGTCGTTGATAACTCTATCGACGAAGCGATGGCAGGATACTGCGATACGATAGATGTTGAGCTTACACGTGATGGCTCAGCGATCATTAGTGATAATGGTCGTGGTATCCCAGTAGATATGCACCCGACTGAGAAAATTTCAGCTGCGACTGTTGTTCTAACTGTGCTTCACGCTGGTGGTAAATTTGACAAGGACACTTATAAAGTCTCTGGTGGTCTTCACGGCGTTGGTGTATCTGTCGTAAATGCTCTTTCTAAAAAGCTAATCGTAAATATCAAACGTGATGGCAAGCTTCATAGACAAGAATTTTCAAAAGGTATCCCACAAAGCGACCTTGAAGTGATAAAAACTACAAATCGCACAGGCACGCAAGTCGAGTTTTGGCCAGATGATAGCATATTTGAAGTGACTGAATTTGACGATGAAATTTTAACAAAAAGATTTCGTGAGCTAGCCTATCTAAACCCAAAGATAACTATAAATTTTAAAGATCAAAGAAATGGCAGAAGCGAGAGCTTTCATTTTGAGGGCGGACTTGAGAGCTTTGTAACTGATATGAACAAGGCAAATGCTGTCAGCAAAGCGGTCTCATTTAGCGGCGGCGAAGATGATGTTATGGTTGATTTTGCCCTGCTTTACAACGACACTTATAGTGAAAATTTACTAAGCTTTGTAAATAACATCAAAACTCCAGATGGCGGTACGCACGAAGCTGGCTTTAGAGCGGGCCTTACAAGAGTTATCACAAACTATGTTCAAGCAAATGCTGCTGCACGTGAAAAAGATACAAAGATAACTGGTGAAGATATCCGCGAGGGACTTATCGCAGTTGTGAGCGTAAAAGTGCCAGAGCCGCAGTTTGAGGGACAAACAAAGGGCAAACTAGGTTCAAGCTACGTAAAACCTATCGTTCAAAAGATGGTTTTTGACGTGCTTACAAAGTATTTTGAAGAAAACCCTATCGAAGCAAGAGCGATAATGGAAAAAGCCCTAATGGCAGCTCGTGGTAGAGAAGCGGCTAAAAAAGCTAGGGATCTAACTCGCAAAAAAGAGAGCATGAGCGTAGGCACACTCCCTGGCAAACTAGCTGACTGCCAGAGTAAAGATCCAATAATTAGCGAGCTATACCTAGTGGAGGGCGACTCTGCGGGCGGTTCTGCAAAGCAGGGTCGCGATAGAGTTTTCCAAGCGATATTGCCGCTTAAGGGTAAAATTCTAAACGTTGAAAAGGCAAGACTGGATAAAATTTTAAAGTCTGATGAGATAAAAAATATGATAACAGCTCTAGGCTGCGGTATCGGAGATGAATTTGACGCTGAGAAGCTTAGATATCATAAGATCATCATCATGACCGATGCCGACGTCGATGGTAGCCACATTCAGACACTGCTTTTAACCTTCTTCTTTAGATTTTTAAATAAAGTTGTAGAAAACGGCCACATCTACCTAGCTCAGCCGCCACTTTACCGCTATAAAAAAGGTAAAAAAGAAATTTATCTAAAAGATGAAAAGGCACTAAATGAATTTCTTATCGAAACTGGTATCGAGGGCGTTGATATAGAGGGTATCGGCAGTGCGGATCTCATCGACTTCTTAAAGATCGTTGCAGCTTATAGAAGCGTCTTAAAAGAGCTTGAAAAACGCTTTAACGTCCTTTCAGCGATCCGCTATATGATAGAAAATCCAGATATCGTATCAAAAAGCTACAATGAAATTTTTGAAATTTTGAGGGATTTCTTAAAAGCTGAGGGTCATAACATCTTAAATCACTACGTTAGCGAAGATGAGATTAGAATTTATGTGCAAACAGAGAGCGGCTTAGAAGAGCTTGTGGTAAATGAAAATTTATTTACAAACCCACTCTATGAAGAGGCACTTTACATCAGCCAAAAGATAAAAGAGCGTGGCCTAGACTTGCATAGTGACGTTATAGACGTACTTGATGAAGTAGAGAAAAATGCGAAAAAAGGTGCATATATCCAGCGCTACAAAGGTCTTGGTGAGATGAACCCTGAGCAGCTTTGGGAGACTACGATGAACCCTGAGAATAGAAGACTTTTAAAGATCGATATAAACGACGCTATAAGTGCTTCTGACACGTTTAATCTCTTCATGGGCGATGAGGTTGAGCCAAGAAGAAACTACATCCAAGACCACGCAAAAGACGTTAAACACTTGGATATTTAAAAGGTGATCAAATTTAAATTTGACCTGGTTAGTAAAAATATAAAGGATAAAAAATGAGCGAAGAGCTAGATATAGAGATGAAATATGGCGAGAAAATTTTGAAAGAATTTGACGTAGAGAGTGACCTTGAGGTCTGGGAAAATAAGCAAACAAGGGACTATGTCATAAAGATCACTCTGCCTGAGTTTTGCTGCCTTTGCCCTCGCTCTGGTTATCCTGACTTTGCGACCATATACCTTGAGTATATCCCAAACAAGCTAGTTGTTGAGCTAAAAGCGATAAAGCTTTATATAAATAGCTTTATGAACCGCAACATCAGCCACGAAGATAGTATAAATGAAATTTACTCTGTTTTAGAGAAAAAGCTTGAGCCAAAATTTATGAAGATAGTTGGCGACTTTAACCCACGTGGAAATGTCCATACGGTTATCGAGATTAGCTCTGATCTAGTCGTAAAAAAGCCAGCAGAAGAGAAAGAATTTACTCCAAGAACTAGAGAAAGAAGTAGCTTTGGTGATAAGCCACGTGAAAGACGTAGCACGAGTGATCGTGGCAGTAGCAGGGTCAGCAGTAGGGCTGGTGGCAGCAGAGGTGGCAGAGATGATAAATTTAAAAAAGATGACAAGCCAAGAAGAAGCTCAAACAAAGAGGGCTTTAGAAAGATAAGCTACGCCGATGATAAGAAGCCAAAAGTAGTCAAAAAGGATAAATAATGATAAGTGCTAAGCTTATAGAACATATCTTTAAAGCAGCATCTATATCACGTTGGAACGACTATCCAAAGATGACAAATTTAGTCGAGCTTGACAAGCAGGCTCATAAATTTATCATCGCTTATTTCATAGCAAAACAAGAGCAAAACGCCGATATGAACTACATCATCGAGGCTGGAATTTTTGAGTTTTTAAGCAGGGTCGTAGTCACAGACATACGACCAGACGTCTTTCACCACATTCAAAAGACAAAAAAAGAGCAGATAAATAGCTGGGTTTTAAGCAACCTTGAGACACTCATCTCAGATATCGAGGGTGGCGAGTTTTTAGAGAGATTTAAAAACCACTATAAAAACGATAAAACTCACGAAAAAGAGCGCCTCATCTTAAAAGCAGCCAGCTATCTTGCCACGAGGTGGGAATTTTCTATCGTCTATCAAACTAGCCAGTTTTTAAGCGATATCGACGAGCTTAAGGCGAAGGTTGAGGAGGAGATGGAGGATTATTACGAGTTAATTGGCGTTAGAAAGATCGCTATGAATCAAAAATTAGCCCGTCTTGTTGATCTAAGTGGCAGGCTAAGGTTTCAAAAGCGCTGGGCACAAACGCCTCGTATCCCTGAAACTGCGGTCTTAGGACATATGCTAGTTGTTGCGATACTTAGCTACTTTTACTCACTCAAAGCAAAAGCTTGTAAAAAACGCCTAGAAAATAACTTCTTTTGTGCCCTTTTTCACGACCTACCAGAGAGCCTTACAAGGGATATCATAAGCCCTGTAAAATACGGCGTAAAGGGGCTAAATGAGATCATCAGCGAGTATGAGATGAGGCTTATTGATGAGAGGATTTTGCCATTTGTGCCTGAAAAGATCAGAGATGAGTTTAGCTACATCCTTGGTATCAGAAAAGATGGCGAGAAATTTATCAAAGATGAGTTTGAAAATAGGACATTCGAGCGCAAGATCATCTGCCACGAAGGGACTATGGAGAACGTAAATGAGGATAAATTTAACCCAATAGACGGCAAAGCGCTAAAATACTGCGATAAGCTCTCAGCATACATCGAAGCCGGAATTTCCATAAGCTATGGTGTCAAGTCAAAAGAGCTAACTGATGGCTTTAATAATATGTATAAATTTTTTAGCGAAAAACCTAAGATCGACGGAGTGGATTTTTTAGAAATTTGCGATGATTTTAATGAGCATTTTGGTTTAGAAAGACCCCCTCTCAGATGACTGCGGCACACACTTAATACAAGTGCTCTGCTGTGTTCCCACCCTGAAGCGGTGCTCATAAAAAGCATTGCACAGGTCTAAGAAGGAGCTTCGCAATCATACAAAAACTATACTTAAATTTAGTTTTATAGTTACATTTTTAAAAATTTAGCTTTAAGAGTATATAATCTCACATAAATTTCACCAAAAGTAGGGCAATGCCAGGAAAGATCAAACTTCGTTTTTTATCGGCTTTTAGGGATTTTTTCATCTATCACCACAAGTCTTTAGAGTTTCGTGCCAAAATTTTTGCTGCTATGATTTCAGCTAAATTTGACCCAGACGAGGATGATTTTTCCATCTTAAATGACATCGTAAATGAAATTTATGAAAACGACCAAACTAGAAAAGACTTCTTAATCCAAACCGTTAGAGAGTACGTTGCAAGGGTCAAAAGAAACGATAGAATCACGCTTGACACGCTTCTTTTATGCATAGATAAAGATATGAAAGACCACAAAAGATACGCTAAAAAGATAGACTTTTCGCACCTTCGCCGATTGATGAGTGGCTGTGAGGAGGAAATTTTAGTGCAGCAAAGGGTCTATGAGTTTTTGATAAACGAGGTCAAACTCTACTCGCAAAGCGCTTAAATTTTCATCTAAATTTAATCAAAATTTTTCGTGGCTTGTAGCTAAATTTTCTCGTTTCTGACCTTGTTTTTTCTTTTTAACTCGCTAGTTTAGGCGATTTATGACTAAAATTCGAAACAAAACTTCATAAGCTAAATTTACATTTATAAATGTAAATTATTTTGTGATAAAGCTGTTACTAAGATAAAAAATAAGCGCATAGATTAGTCCGCTTGTGATGAGTGGGACTGGTTGCACTTTCTTGGCGTCGCTTGCTTGTTACCTTGCAAAGGGTAAGAGCCTAGAGGAGGCTATAGGGCTTTCAAAAGAGTATATCTGCTCCATTATAAAAGAGAGTATCGACACAAAGCTAGGCAAAAACCGCCTTCTTTGGCACGGAGCGAAGTAAATTTAAGCTGCTTTTTGCACGGCGGCTGAGTGGGTTATGATGTCGTGCAAATTTAGTCTGTCTTTTCTGAAAAAACAAAGGCAAAGTCCGATGATGCTAAAGCCAGCAAATGCAAAGCAAATTTGACGCAAGATCGCGTGAAGAAGGCTTAGTTTTTTGCCAGTTTGTAAATTTATGAGATAAATTTCTTGCGCTTTGTAGCCTGGAGTTTGCGCCTTTATGCTAAAAAATAGACACATTATAAATGAAATGAGGCTATTTACGCCAAAGATCGCAAGCTGGTTGTGTAAAAACGCCTCTTTGCCGTCAAGCAAAAGATAGGTCGTGGCGTAAAATATCGGCATGCCGATGATAAAAAGATCGATGATAGAGGCCTTTACTCTAGCCCAGATCGGTGCGATTTTTGCCTTTTGCTTTGCCAAGTTATTTTCCTGTGTTTGTGTAGATACGGCTAAATTTCTCCCAGTCATATAGGTAGATAAGACAGTTGATCACCTCGCAGCTCTCATCGTAAAGATCGCCGTCCTCGCCGTTGTCTTGCATGATGGGCAGCATGCCTGATCCTCGCGAGACCTCACACCAATACTCATAAAAATCAAGCTTTTTGATATCGCTCTCTAGCACGCCAAACATGCCTAAAAACTGATAGACGCTAAGGTTAAAAAAGCTCTTATTTTCAGTTTTTTGCAGGCGTTTTACGCTATTTGTGTGCATCAAACTAGCTCTACGCCCTTGCCGCCTATCACTTCGCCGATCACGTAGCCATCGCTATTTGCTAGGACTGCATCAACGTTTTCTTTAGGCACAACAAGGATCATGCCAACGCCCATATTAAATGTCCTCATCATCTCGCTATCTTCTACTTTTTGCGCGAGGATTTTAAAAATTTCAGGCGTTTTTATAGCGCTTTTTTGCACCTTCGCACCAAGCCCAGCAGGAAAGACGCGAGGCAGGTTTTCAACTATGCCGCCACCAGTTATATGCGCCATTGCTGTGATCTTATCTTTTAAGCTTAAAAAGTCGCTCACGTAAATTCTAGTTGGCTCAAGAAGCACGTCGATGAGCGCTCTATCGCCCACTTTTTCGTCAAATTTTAGTCCAAGCTCGCTTACTACTTTTCTTGCCAATGAAAAGCCATTCGAGTGTAGGCCGCTGCTAGGAAGTGCGACTAAAACTTCACCAGATTTTACAAATTTGCTTCTATCGATCTCATCAGCCTCGGCTATACCCACGGCAAATCCAGCAAGGTCAAAGTCGCCCTTTTCATACATCGACGGCATCTCGGCTGTCTCACCACCGATTAGCGCGCACTGCGCCTTTTTGCAGCCATTTGCGATGCTTTTCACCACCTCTTTAGCGCTTTCTATCTCAAGCTTTGCAGTCGCATAGTAGTCGAGGAAAAAGAGTGGTGTGGCGAAGTTGCAGATGAGGTCATTTACGCACATAGCGACTAGATCCTCGCCAACGCCCTCAAATTTCTTAGCGTCGATAGCTAGACGAAGCTTCGTGCCAACGCCGTCTGTGGCACCTAAAATGGCTGGATTTTTATATCCGCTTGGCAGTCTGACCGCACCTGAAAATGATCCGATGCCGCCTATGACGTTTGGTGTTTGCGTAGATTTTACGAAAGGCTTGATCGCCTCAACAAAGCTATTTCCAGCATCTATATCAACTCCGGCATCTTTATAACTTATCATTTTCGCCCTTTTGGTTATTTTTTAAAACTTTAGCCAAAAGTTGCTAAAATTGTTATCAATTTTCAAAAATGGAGCGGCTTTGCAGAAATTTCCAAATGCCTACGTCATCACAGGCTCGATCGCCAGCGGCAAAAGCACGGTTGTAAATTTACTAAAAGAGCGAGGTTTTAGCGTGATCGACGCAGACGTGATCGCACACGAGCAGCTTGAAATTTGCAAAGGCGAGATCGTTAGAGAATTTGGCGAGCAAATTTTAGATGAGGCTGGTAAGATAGATCGCAAAAAACTGGGTGCGATCGTCTTTCGTGAGCCAAAAAAGCTTAAAAATTTAGAGCGAATTTTGCACCTAAAGATAAAAGCTGAAATTTTATCAAAGGCCTCGCAGATTGAGCGCTTAGAGCGGGTTTATTTTATAGATATTCCGCTATTTTTTGAAAAAAAGGAGCGTTACGCTGAGTTTAAAAATGTAGCCGTGATTTACGCGCCAAAAGAGCTTTTACTAAGCCGTCTAATGAGCCGAAACGCTCTAAGCTTAGAGGATGCAAAAGCTAGAGTAGAGCTTCAGATAGATATAGAGCAAAAGAGAGAAATGGCAAATTATCTTATCGATAATAGTGGTGACAGGGAGAATTTAGAGCTGGAGCTAGAGAAATTTCTAAGGCAAATTTGCGCTATTTCTTGATAAATTTACTAGCAAATTTATATGTTTGCAGGGTCTCTTTGCTTTGCAAATTCCAGCTTTCAAGCTCGGCTTTTACTAAATTTGGAAATTTCTTGCTTATATCTTTTAGGGCATTGCCAACTGATTTTCTAAGATACTCGCTCGCATCGTCTTTTAGGCTAGAAAGCCGCCAAATGGCCTCATCTGGGTTATCTTTAAAATAAGGCCTACTAGTCCATATCCTAAGCCCCTCGCTTACAGCTCTTTTTGCATTTGCGTTGCCATTTTTTAGCCACTCATCGATGACAAAAAGTGCCTGCTCGTAGCCAACTTTTTTACAAAACTCGTCAAACGCCTTTGCCAAAATTTCTTGAACTCGCCAGTTTTCATCTTTTGAAACCTGATCTCTCATAAACGTCAAAATTTCTTCACGATCCGAAAGGTGTCCAAAGAGAAAAACCGCATACATCCGCACTTGATAGAGTTTTGAGCTGTATGCTAGGAGTGCAAGCTCTTTGCACTGCTCAGCTCCCTTTGCTTTATAGTCAGCCAAAGCCCTACTTTCTTGCTCTTTGAAGCCATTTTCTATCAAAGAAAACTCTTTTTCTAAATTTAAGATATAGCTCTTCAAAACAGCTCCTTTAAATTTATTAAAAACTCTTACCTAAATTTTAGTAAAATCACGCAAAAAATAAAAGGACAGCTCATGCAAGTCTCAAAGTACAACGCTAGCGGCAATGATTTTGTCATATTTCACACATTTTTGAGTAAAGATAGAAGTGAGCTTGCAAGGCAGATTTGCAGCCGAACAAACGGCGTGGGAGCTGACGGGCTCATCGTGCTTTTACCTTACGAAAAGGGCGTAAAATGGGAGTTTTACAACAGCGACGGAAGCTACGCGGCGATGTGTGGCAACGGCTCGCGCGCGGCTGCTAGATATGCCTATTTAAACGACCTTGTAAGTTCAAACGAATTTGTCCTGCTAACTGGCAGCGGCGAGGTGATGGCAAGCGTTAAAAGTGAGTGCGTCGAGGTCGTGCTAACAAGTCCAAAAATTTTAAGCAAACCGCTAAATGAAGGTGGCAAAACTTGGTATTTTTACGATACTGGTGTGCCTCATCTTGTAAATTTTACGCAAAATTTAGATGAATTTGACGTCAAAGCGTGCAGGGCGCTTCGTCAAAAATACAATGCAAATGTAAATTTAGCCAAATTTGAGGGCGGAGTTTTAAAGGTGAGAACCTATGAAAGGGGCGTGGAGGACGAGACGCTAGCTTGTGGCACTGGTATGGCGGCTTGCTTTTACGGTGCTACTTTAAATTTAAACGCACCGCAAAGCCTAAAAGTCTATCCAAAAAGCGGCGAGGAGCTTGGTCTTAGGCTGGAAAAAGGTAAAATTTTATTTAGCGGAGCAGTGAAACACTGCTTTGATACGAGTATTGAAATTTAGCTATTTTTGCTGCTGGGTAGTTAAATTTGGCTAGTAGTTTGTAAAAGTCGTGGGTAGTAAATTTAAATTTCATATCAAATTTTGTGTAAAACAAAGAGTTTTTGTTATTAAATTTTAAAGTGTATAAAAAAGAAGATCTCCGCCGAAGCGGAGAAAAGGTTTATTTCAAAGCATCTTTTGCTTGTTTTGCAAGTGCCGCAAATGCCTTCGCGTCATTCATAGCTAGATCAGCTAAAATTTTTCTATCAAGTTCTATGTTAGCTTTGTTTAAGCCGTTGATAAATCTTGAATAGCTAATGTCGTTTAGTCTGCAAGCTGCGTTGATACGAACGATCCATAAACGTCTGAAATCACGTTTTTTCTGGCGTCTGTCGCGGTATGCGTAAACTAAACTTCTCTCTAGTTGCTCTTTAGCTTTTCTAAAGTGTTTATGTCTAGCACTGAAAAAGCCACGTGCTAGCTTTAAAACTTTCTTATGGCGTCTTCTTCTAACTACGCCTGTTTTTACTCTTGCCATATTTATCCTTTTACAAATTGGCGCTCACGAAGTGAGTCTTGCCCCTAAATTTGGGGGAGTTTGAATGACTTTTTGTCAAAAACTTAAATCTACAGCTGCTTATACGCCGAGCATTTTGCGAACGGCTGGGACATTTGTGCTATCCACGTATTGTGGGCCACGCAAATCTCTCATACGCTTACTAGGTTTTTTTGTTAAGATATGGCTTCTGAAAGCAGAGCCTCTTTTTATCTTATTTTTACCTACTTTAAAGCGCTTAGCAGCACCGCGAACGGTTTTCATCTTTGGCATGCTAATCCTTTTTGAAATTTTATACGCAAGTGCGTAAGATTTGGATTATAGCGAAAAATCCTTTAGAAAATTTAAATTTCACTTAGACAAAATTTGCAATAAATTTACATTTAACTTAAAAAAGTTTTAAAATTTAGAATTAAATTATTAAATTTGAAATATAATCACATATAAGAAATTTATTTTACTAAAGGAGTAAAAATGAAAGGCAAAATTCTCGCATCTATCGTCGCTATGAGTGCGATTTTAGGCACAAGTAGCTTGGCATGCACTACTATTTTAGTAGGAGATAAAGCTTCAAACGACGGCTCTATGTTAGTAGCTAGAAGCGCTGATAGCAAGGCTATAAAGGCACAGGTCTTTTTAATACATCCAGCAAAGAAAAACCAAACTGGCATGCACAGCTCAAAGGCACATGACGGCGCAAATGATTTTACATATCCGCTTCCAAAAGATGGTATGAGATACACAACCATCGCAAACTCACACACAAAACTTCACGGAGCGGTCGGCTACAACGAGGCTGGCGTTGGACTAAGCGGCACTGAGACTATCTACGCAAAAGATGAGCTTTTAAAGATCGACCCATATAACGAAGAGACTGGTATCACCGAGGACGACATACCAGACGTGCTTTTGCCACGTATGAAGAGTGCAAAAGAGGGTGTTAAACTTCTTGGCGATATAGTGGAGACAAAGGGCGCTGGAGAGGGCTTTGGCGTGGTATTTATCGACGCAAACGAGCTTTGGTACTTTGAAACAGGTACAGGTCATAAATGGATCGCTTCAAAGATCCCGCAAGATGAGTACTTCGTTACCGCAAACCAAGGCAGACTTCACGCTTACAAAGAGAATGATCCAAATTTCATGGGTGTAAAAGATGTCATCAAATTTGCGATCGATAACAAGACTTATGACCCTGCAAAAGATGGCGAATTTAACTTTACAAAGGCCTATACAAGGGACGATGAAAGAGATGTGACTTACAACTACCCACGTGTTTGCTGGGTTCAAAGTATGTTTAACCCAAGCTTAAAACAAGACTTCGCTGACGGTCAGAAATTTCCAGTATTTTTAAAACCAGAGAAAAAACTGGGCGTTGAAGACCTAAAAGCTGCAATGAGAGCCCACTACGACGGCACTGCGTTTGACAACTACGCTAGCAAAGATGAAGATAAGAAAAACATCTATCGCGCTATAAGCGTCTTTAGAACATACGAGTCTCACGTCATGCAGGTGCGCCCATGGCTACCAAAAGAGATCGGCCGCGTGACCTACGTCGCTCTTGGCATGGCTGATCTTAGCGTTTATTTGCCGTATTATGAGGGGCTTGATGGCTTTATAAAAGGCTACTCAGATGGCTCATACGATGCTGATGATACTTCGATATACTGGGTTTATAGA
Protein-coding regions in this window:
- a CDS encoding DNA alkylation repair protein, which encodes MKSYILNLEKEFSLIENGFKEQESRALADYKAKGAEQCKELALLAYSSKLYQVRMYAVFLFGHLSDREEILTFMRDQVSKDENWRVQEILAKAFDEFCKKVGYEQALFVIDEWLKNGNANAKRAVSEGLRIWTSRPYFKDNPDEAIWRLSSLKDDASEYLRKSVGNALKDISKKFPNLVKAELESWNLQSKETLQTYKFASKFIKK
- the dapF gene encoding diaminopimelate epimerase gives rise to the protein MQVSKYNASGNDFVIFHTFLSKDRSELARQICSRTNGVGADGLIVLLPYEKGVKWEFYNSDGSYAAMCGNGSRAAARYAYLNDLVSSNEFVLLTGSGEVMASVKSECVEVVLTSPKILSKPLNEGGKTWYFYDTGVPHLVNFTQNLDEFDVKACRALRQKYNANVNLAKFEGGVLKVRTYERGVEDETLACGTGMAACFYGATLNLNAPQSLKVYPKSGEELGLRLEKGKILFSGAVKHCFDTSIEI
- the rplT gene encoding 50S ribosomal protein L20, whose amino-acid sequence is MARVKTGVVRRRRHKKVLKLARGFFSARHKHFRKAKEQLERSLVYAYRDRRQKKRDFRRLWIVRINAACRLNDISYSRFINGLNKANIELDRKILADLAMNDAKAFAALAKQAKDALK
- the rpmI gene encoding 50S ribosomal protein L35 — protein: MPKMKTVRGAAKRFKVGKNKIKRGSAFRSHILTKKPSKRMRDLRGPQYVDSTNVPAVRKMLGV
- a CDS encoding C69 family dipeptidase; its protein translation is MKGKILASIVAMSAILGTSSLACTTILVGDKASNDGSMLVARSADSKAIKAQVFLIHPAKKNQTGMHSSKAHDGANDFTYPLPKDGMRYTTIANSHTKLHGAVGYNEAGVGLSGTETIYAKDELLKIDPYNEETGITEDDIPDVLLPRMKSAKEGVKLLGDIVETKGAGEGFGVVFIDANELWYFETGTGHKWIASKIPQDEYFVTANQGRLHAYKENDPNFMGVKDVIKFAIDNKTYDPAKDGEFNFTKAYTRDDERDVTYNYPRVCWVQSMFNPSLKQDFADGQKFPVFLKPEKKLGVEDLKAAMRAHYDGTAFDNYASKDEDKKNIYRAISVFRTYESHVMQVRPWLPKEIGRVTYVALGMADLSVYLPYYEGLDGFIKGYSDGSYDADDTSIYWVYRKLQTLVMTDYEKYSPVVKEAYAKFEKELAVKQAKFEDEYVKLYKKDKKKADKLLNEFSKKTMQEAKDLTQELTNKVFTMLTADMDAKLKSLNKGKKD